Sequence from the Castanea sativa cultivar Marrone di Chiusa Pesio chromosome 12, ASM4071231v1 genome:
CCGAATTTAGGTTCATCAATGGACAGATCTAAAGAGAAATCTTTTTCTGTTAACTGGCCTGTGGTCAAATATGTCATGACCAATTACTAAAGTTGTGTTTTGGACTTAGTACGACTTTGGTTGATAGGGGACCAAAGGCCCTTTATAAAACCAACCGTACCTCTAATTTGATGACATATAAACCAGTGTTGACAACTATAGTCCACATGAATCTGCTAACTATGTCCATTGCAGACAAAAAGTACAATACAATGAAAGCAATTGTAatcttaaacctaaaaaatatatCCCATAACTGGGAATTCATTCAACTGTAATGAATTCCATAATTAGCTTAGCTGTGCCAAATCTTATATCTCAAAATCCAGAAAAAAggactaacaaacaaaaaaaatctggaattaATTCTCTTCCAAGCTCACCAGAAACACAAggaaatgattttgaaattttcatggGGCAAAAGGAGATCAATCTTACCTGTTTAGCCATACTGCAAGCCTTATCTGACTGATTGAGAATCTCGAAGTAGAACACAGAGAAATTGAGAGCTAGACCCAACCTTATTGGATGTGTTGGAGCAAGATCCGCAAGTGCAATATCCTTCAAAAGCACAAAACATCAACATTGCATAAATTagacaaaacccacaaaatcaaaatccagaAATTTCAACCCCATGATTCTAATCAAAACCAGTTTCCtttaaaatcaatcaaaattcccagtttctattttagataacaaatttaaaattcatatttataaaCACTTCAATTTAGCAGAGCCACATTCACTAACTTAGAACACTCAACGAGTCAAACCCCTAGAATCACAACTAcctaaatttctttttctttctttcgttTTTTAAATCACGGATCTTtcacaaattttgaaactttcaCACCCAATTCAAcgcacaaaacaaaaaacaaaaacaaaaacaaaaaaaacccaattttctCAGGAACCAACCAAACAATGCCCAAaaccaaaatcctaaaaaagcaaaaaacttttaaaactCACAAAGTCAAAACCCTGAAACCAAAACAACCTAATCGTAAAATTTTCACAGATCGTCACAAAGTTTGAAACTTCGACACCCAATAAAGACCTTCACCTAAAAAAGAACTCCATTTTCTTAGCCACCAACCAAATagaaaccaaacccaaaaaccaaaccaaaaaaaaaaaaccaaacctgAGCAGCCTTGTAAGACAACATAGTATCCTCAGCCGCGGCTTTTCTCTCATCACCAACCTTAAACTCAGCCATGTACCTATGATAATCACCCTTCATCTTCAAATAAAACACCTTAGACTCACTCGCCGAAGCCGAGGGTACGAGGTTCGACTCGAGGAGATTAAGAATACTAGCACAGATATCAGACAGTTCGGACTCGACTTTAGATCTGTATTCCTTAACGAGCGCCACATGCTCCTCGTTCTTCCGACCCTCTTCTTTTTGCTCGATCGAGGACACGATACGCCACGCGGCTCTGAGCGAGCCGATCACGTTTTTGTAAGCCACTGAGAGTAGGTTTCGCTCTTCGACTGTCAGCTCCGAAGCTGGGGTTGAGGTGAGAACTAGCTTTTGCATGAACTGAACCATCTCTTCGTAGCGTTCAGCTTGTTCAGCTAGCTTTGCTAGGAACACGTACTGGTCTCTGGTTAGGTTTTCGGGGATGCTCGTCGCCATTGTTGAGACTTTGTGAGAGATTATCGAAGAGAGACAGAGAGCGAGACagatgggtttgtgtttggtgtgtgtatgtgtgtttattttgtgtgtgggtgtatATATATTGGGTTTGGTGGTGTGTTTCAGTGTGTACGGTGTGAGTGGAATAGTGGTCGTTGGATttttatgatgatgatgacgaagATGAggatatttttgtttgaaatttgtgGAAGTTGGGGTATTTCTGTTTGAATTGGAGTGGACAGACACAGATGAAAGATTATATCTCATTGTGGGTTTTCTCTCACGAGTCTCATGACACCTCTCTTTTATGGCATGTGCCTATCTATTGTGAGTCTGTGACTGAACAGAACTACCTTTTACcacgttttgtttttttgtttaggaATAAGTGAATAACCACaacttctaaattttatttttattttgttttaaagcgagtttcaacttataaagTCTATtcttgataatagctctttattatcaaattaagtTATTAATCAGTTTTTGATATAAGCGGGGACtgaatctcagatctcttatacaattataaattataagagATTTTACcggttgagctaactggaatccACGTTTAAAATTCAactttattaggaaaaaaagagaaaaaaaaaaacctatagagGAAAAATTGAGAGTTtggctaaatataaaatttcaaattgtaaAATGAAGTTAGATTTCTAAATCAACTTTaaattataagagaaaaaaacaaaggaacaGGAAGAAGTCGTGTATTATAATAGGATAAAATAATTGAAGggaaaaaaggagagaaataaataaagaaaattgatcattgaagtcAATAATTAAGATttctttaaccaaaaaataattaagattttatGTCTATTCAgagcaaataattttttttttctttttgaaaaataagcaTAGAAAAAGTCATTAAGGTCaattaagttgttattgatatctcccataaaaaaattgttaattatatctaaaaaaatatttgtaatttagTGCAACCATTTAGCAATTAAAATTCCCTTTAAAAAATAGCAATTAAATTGGATATTAATGGTGCGGTGCAGCATGCGGTTCTTTGTTAAGAAAATTGCACTGCATTGCACCTctctatatgtatatattagtGTATAATCCATACATATACACGgtacaattaaaataattacaattacatatatatatgagttcaaattatacataatataagagttatacattttttaacttatagatgaattttactctctttttctctcttttattttagtttttatatgcacatgagtttattctttttttttttttaaggagttttttaaaattattttaatggtgATGTGTTAAAATAAGAGATGTGATGTAGGGTATATTAATAAAGtgatatattaaaatagataaaatagtttttgggatgttgacatttttttttagctaatgCTTGTAAAGAAAAGGTTCATAGggctaaattggatttcaaggATGGGTTTCTTGAATTTTCACTACTTCCATAAATTATAgatttgggtttatttggatt
This genomic interval carries:
- the LOC142621084 gene encoding 14-3-3-like protein B is translated as MRYNLSSVSVHSNSNRNTPTSTNFKQKYPHLRHHHHKNPTTTIPLTPYTLKHTTKPNIYTPTHKINTHTHTKHKPICLALCLSSIISHKVSTMATSIPENLTRDQYVFLAKLAEQAERYEEMVQFMQKLVLTSTPASELTVEERNLLSVAYKNVIGSLRAAWRIVSSIEQKEEGRKNEEHVALVKEYRSKVESELSDICASILNLLESNLVPSASASESKVFYLKMKGDYHRYMAEFKVGDERKAAAEDTMLSYKAAQDIALADLAPTHPIRLGLALNFSVFYFEILNQSDKACSMAKQAFEEAIAELDTLGEESYKDSTLIMQLLRDNLTLWTSDAQDQLDEP